The following nucleotide sequence is from Halorussus caseinilyticus.
CCCGAGACACATAATTCTGCGTTTTCACTACATAACTATATATTGCTAAAGAATGGGCAAATATGTCTGAATCCTCATCCTCGGCCGTCGGACTGATGCCGATAGCGTTCCGCAAAAAAGAACGACGCCGCGGCGTCGTGACGGTCCGGCGCTCGATTAGGCCGTGACGGTCGTCGTCTGGGTGGCGGTGTTGCCCTTCGAGTCCGTGACGGTGAGCGTCACGTCGTAGGTGCCACTGCCCTTCTTCTCCTGCAGTTTGTCCGACCCGGACGCGCTGGACCCGCTGACCGAGGTGGTCGCGGAATCGACCGTAGTGGACTGGGTGAGCGCGAGGTCCACCGACGCGAGGTCCCCGTCGGCGTCCGAGACGCTCCAACTGACCTCGAAGCGCGCCCAACCGCCGTTGCTCCGGTTGTTGACGCTGAGCGAATCGACCGACGGTGCGGTGTCGCCCGTGCCGCCACCGCCGCTGTCGCCGTTGAGCGCGGCCTCAACGTCGAGGAGACCGTAGCCCTGTTCGTTGCTCGACAGGCCGAGGTCCTCGGCGGTGTTCTGGAGCGTACTCCGGGCCTCGGTGTTGCTCGCGCCGTTGGCCATGAGTTGGGCACCCGCGCCCGAGACGTGCGGGCAGGACATCGACGTGCCCGAGAGGGTGTCGTAGCCGCCGCCCGCGTACGTCGAGTAGATGCTCCCGCCCGGTGCGGCGAGTTCGACCTCGGAACCGGTCGAGGAGAAACTCGACAGGGTGTCGTCGCTGTCGGTCGAAGACACTGCGACGGCGTTACTGTAGGCGGCCGGATAGCCGACGCACTCGTTACACGGACCGGAGTTGCCAGCGGAAGAGACCACCAGCACGCCGTTGTTGTAGGCGTAGTCCACGGCGTCTTTGACGGTGGTCGACCCGGAACTCGCGCCGAGGCTCAGGCTGGCTACGTCGTAGCCCTGATTGGCGGCCCATTCGAGACCGGCGGCAACGTCGGAGAACGACCCGCTTCCGTCGTCGCCAAGCACCTTGCCAGCGTGGAGAGTGGCCTCGGTCGAGACGCCGACGACGCCCTCGCTGTTGTTGACGGCGTTCGCAATCCCGGCGCAGTGGGTGCCGTGGCCGTCGCCGTCCTCCCACGTCCCTTTGCCCGAGAAGTCTTTCCCGGTGCCGAGGTTGGCCTGCAGGTCGGGGTGGTCGGAGTCGATACCGGTGTCGAGGATGGCGATGTCCGCGCCGCTACCGGTGTTACCGTTGCTGTGTGCCACGTCCGCGTCCACGCGGTCGATGCCCCACGGCAGGGTCTGGGCCAGCGCTTCCACCGTGCCGTTCTCTTCGACGTAGCGCACGTTGGGGTTGTTCTGGAGGCCCTTGGCCGCCACTGCGGGCATCTTGGCGGTCACGACATCGATGGAGTCGAACTCCCGGACCGTCTCGTTCGCCTTGTCGAGGGTCTCCTGTCGGCCGCGCTCGGACGAGAATCCGACGTTGACTTCGACTTCGCCGCTCGCACTCCCGAGTCCGGCGAGTCCGGCCGCCGCTATCGACCCGCCAGCGATTTTCAGCACGTTACGTCTCGAAACGCCGTTTCTATTATCAGCCATCTGGTAGTAAACTACGCCGAACCATGTTAAGTGTTTCCATAAGACGCATAATATAATTGATTCAGTGACGAATTTTACGGGTTCGGGCGTGACGACGACGGACTTCCGTCTGACGTAAGAACTATACCGCTTCGCTCGGCCCATATCCCTATGGGCTTCATGAACAAAATCCTCGGCGACCGGGACGCACACACTGCCGAGGACTACGTGGAACTCAATCTCGACGACTTCGACACGGCGTCTGGTGACGCCGCGATGCAGGTCCACATCGCCGAGATACAGGGCCAGCAGGACGTAATCGCCATCAAGGACGCTATCTACGACGGCGACCTCGTGGTCGCCGACATCACCCGCCTACGGACCGAAGACACGACCGTAGAGCGAATCACCAACGAACTCCAGCAGGTCGCCCGCGAGGTAGACGGCGACATCGTACAGAAAGGCGACGACCAGATTCTCGTCACCCCGACCGGCGTGAAGGTCAGTCGAGAGAAACTCACTCGCTGACGCTCCGACTTCTACTTCAGGGCGCGCTCGACCCTACCCGCCACGCTTCGGGCTTTCTCGGCCAACTCCGGAGCGACGTAACCGTCTTCGACCGCCTCGTCTAACTCGTCGTCGTCCACGCGTTCGACTTCGCCGTCGGGGAACTTCACTACGTCCACGTGGAGGTCCACGTAGCGCGCCGCGTCGGGGAACAGTTCGACGGGCGTGCAGACGTTGACGTAGGTTCCCTTCTTCGCGCCGTCCTCGCTCCGGTAGACCGTCGGATACCACCACCGGCCCTCGCGGAACTTCGTGACCGCCACGTCGCCGGACTCGCGCGTCGTGCCGAGTGCGTCGTAGGTCCCTCGGCCCGACATCTGTCTGCGGACCGTGACCTTCCCCTCGCCGGGGGAACACTGCGTGACCTCGCCGCGGCCGAGCGAGAAACACCGGCCGTCGGGCTTGCCGTGGCGGATTTCGAGGCGGTCGCCCTCGCTCGGCCCGAACTGCCGGAGGGCCGCGCCCGTCGGAAAGTCGTCGCCGTCGGCCGGACCCTCGGTCTCGGCCCAGAGGTCTTCCACGAAGTCCACCGCGGCGCTGGCCGAGGCGCGGGCGGCCTTCACCCGGTGGTGGCCCGGCATCGTGGTCGTGACCTCGCGGCGGGCCTCGTCCAAGCCGAATCTGGACTCGCGGCCGAACCAGCACCACGTCGTCGTCTCGGGCGCGGCGAGTCTCCGGGGCACGTCGCCGCCCTCGGCGTCCTCGGGCGAGTCGGGCGCGTCCGCGAGCGCGGCGTCGATGGTCTCGGCCTGCGCGACTGCCCGGCCGAGGGCGTCGTCCATCGCGTCCATGCCCGCGTCCTCGGCGGCGTACTCCCACCGGACGCCCCAGTCGTCGGGTACCTCGGTCGGGAGCATCTGGGTCGTCCGGGCGAGTTCGGTCCGGGTCGCCTCGTCGCCGGAGGCCACCACCTTGTCGATGCCCTTCGAGAGGCTGGCGACTCCGCCGAACGCCTGTATCTCGGTGCCGAGGTCGGGCCGGTGGTCGGCCCACGGCGGCGCGGCGTCGTGGACCTGCACCCGAACTCGGTCGCCCTCGTGGATTCGCCGGTCGATTCTGCCGAACGAGAGGTAGCCCTCTCGGTCGCCGAGGTCCACGACTGCGCCGCCACCGAGGGTGTCGCTCACCGCGGCGTCGAAGACCGCCCCGCGCGGGGCCGGGTCCGACCATCGGAAGGCGTCCACGCCGACTTCGGCGAGGTTCTCGGCGACCGCTTCGACCGCCTCGGGGTCGCCGGTCACGCCCGCGCCCTGCCGGTCGTCCGTGGTCCCGACGCTGGCGTCGTACTCCTTACTCGGGAAGTTCGCGTCGAAGCGCCGCCGGATGGGTGGCGAGGCCTGCACCACCTCGAACGACTCGCGGAGACGCTGGGTCAGCGCGGTGGTGTAGATACCGCGGATGCGGACGCCGGTCATAGTTCCTCGCGGTCGGTTGCGAACCGGACTCGCTCGTGGACCGTCGGGCCGAGGGTCAACTCGACCACCTCGTCGCTCAGCACCCGGCCGCCCTCGACGTAGACGCCCCACGAGTCGAACCGAAGCCACCCGCGTACGTCGGCGCTGTGGGTGAACAGGTCGGCGTACTCGACCGCGTGTTCGGGATACTCGGAAGTGCTGTGGGTCAGGTCCATGTCGGAGTAGACGACATCCCGGTCCTCGAAGAACGATTCAATCGTCCCGGCCGTTCGCTCGGCGTCGGACGCCGCGGCGTCCGACGCCTCTCGGAGAGCGTCTTCGGAGACGCCCGCCTCGCGTAGCGCGCGTCGCGTGCGGGGGTCGAAGCTCATATGAGAACGGTCGGGCGGCGGTGCCTTCGGTGTAGCGATTCGGGAGAGTCTCTCAGTCGTCGGCGGGGACGGTGCCGGTCCAGTTGGCGTCGGTGGTGGCGCTCGTCGTTCCGAGGTCGGGCATCTCGCGCTCTTCCTCGGCGGGTTCCTCTGCTTGCGCAATCTCGTCGTTCTCGTCGTTCTCGTCGCCGCTCGGCGGTGCTGTGTACAGGAGTCCTCGACTTTCGCTTCGGTACGTCATCTTGTCAAAATATCTGGCCGATTCTGGTTGTTAAGCGTTCCCCTGAGAGTCTTAATGGTGTATTATCACAATTAAGGAATCAAAGGTCCTTCGGGAGCCAGATAATTGGTTCTGGGATTCGTAACGTCGAGCGATGGAACGCGACCCGATAGAAGAAGGTGCGACCGACTCGGCGGACCTCTACGACATCGCCACGTGGGAGTCCCGGAGTTGGCTCGACAAGTTGTCAGGCGGGGTGTATCGCAGTTTACGTCGGTTGGGCCACGTAATCGTCGTCCTACTCGCGCTCGTCATCCTCGTCGCCCAGTTCGCGCTGACCGGACTGGCGGCCATCAGCGACCCGATAATCGGCGCGTTCGTCCTCATGTCGGTCGTCCCGGCGTTCGGTCTCGCCGCCTACATCTGGTACGCCGACGTGACGACTTCCGAACCGCTCTCGCTTCTGGTGGCGACGTTCCTGCTCGGCGTGCTGTTCGCGGGATTCGCCGCCATCATCAACACGCTGGCGGGCGCGATTACGCTCGTTCCGGTCGTCGGGATGGTGCTGTTCTTCTATCTAGTCGTCGCGCCGGTCGAAGAGGTGGTGAAGTGGCTGGCGATTCGGCTCTACGCCTTCCGGAGCGACCGATTCGACGCGGTTATCGACGGCGCGGTGTACGGCGCGATGGCTGGACTGGGCTTCGCCACCATCGAAAACGCCATCTACATCACCCAGAGCATCGCCGACGTGGGCACTATCGGCTCTCAGCAAATCGCGTCGGCGGGCCAGACCGCCGCGGTCCGCCTGCTGGCCGGTCCGGGTCACGTCATCTACTCGGCGTTCGCTGGCTACTATCTCGGTCTCGCCAAGTTCAACCGGGAGAACGCCGGTCCCATCGTGGTCAAGGGCCTGCTCATCGCGGCGTTCATCCACGGAACCTACAACTCGCTGGTGACGTACCTGAACCCGCTCCTCGACGCGTTGGGACTCGCTGTCGCACCGGGCGTGGCGTTCCTCGGGTTCGTCGTCGTCTACGACGGCGTGTTCGGCTACCTGCTCTACCGGAAACTCTCGCACTACCGGAACGCCTACCGGCAGGTGGACATGGGTACGAGCGTCAGTTTCGCGGACGAAAGCGTCGGACGCGACCGGGCCGACTTCGAGGAATCGACCGACGGCGCAGGGGACTACGAGACCTCCGAGGGGTACTCGGAGAGTCGGCGCGCCGCGGACGCCTCGGAGGGACGACGTACCGAAAGTCAGTATCCCGAAGGCGACTCCGAGTAGCCCCCTCTATCCCGATTCGTCACCGCTCGGGCGTCCCGAGGACTTCTGCGCCGCCGACTTCGAAGCCAGCGTCGTCGAGCAGTCGTTCGGCGTACTTTGCGATTACGTCCACCTCCAGATGAACCGGGTCGCCGGGTTCCTTCTCCGAGAGGTTGGTCACGCGGCGGGTCTCGGGGATGATGGCGACCGAGAAGGCGTCGTCACCGCGGTCGGCCACCGTGAGACTGATGCCGTCCACCGTCACCGACCCCTTGTCCACGACGTATCTGCCGAACCCCTCGGGGACGGCGAACTCGTACTCCCAGTCCTCGCCGACCTCGCGCACGGCCACGACCTCGGCGGTCGTATCGACGTGACCCTGCACTACGTGGCCGTCGAAGCGCCCGTCGGCGGGCATCGCGCGTTCGAGGTTCACCGGGTCGCCAGCCTCGACTTCGCCGAGGTAGGTCTTTGCGACGGTTTCGCTGGCGAGGAACACCTCGAACCAGTCGTCGCCGAACTCCTCGACGGTCAGGCAGACGCCGCTGACGCTGATGCTCTGGCCGCGTTCGAGGTCCCCGGTGACTTCCTCGCCCTCGATGCGGAGGCGACGGCCCTCGTCGGTCACGGTCACGTCCCGCACTGCGCCCGACTCCTCAACGATTCCGGTAAACATACCAGATTTGTGGGTCTCGTCGGGTGAAAAGGATTGCGGAGTCGGCGAGGGGTCGCGCGAGCGTTCGACGCTGGACGACGACCACCGCCGACGCTACGGACTTTCTCGGCGTCTCGTGCGGCGTATCGGGCCGTGAACGGCGGCCGGGGCGTGCCCCAATCTTACTCCACCCGGCGCGCGCGGGCGCGCCTCCGTGGCGCGCCCATCCGCGCGAGGGAGTCGGCCGCCTCCGGCGGCCGACGAGGTTGGGGAGGCGTGAGGTCCGTGCGGTGCGGTCTGATTGGCTCACGGAGTAGCTAGCTTCCCAGATACTCCTGCGGTCGCAGTCGCGGTGCCGTCGCAATGCGGTCGCGGTCGGTGGTCACGCAGTCCCGAACGAGGTGTTGCGCTGTCGCGGTCTCTGAACATCTCGCGAACCTCCGAACGACTACCTTTTCAATGCTTAAGGAATTATGTAGAGTTATCAAACAAATACTACTATTGCTTAGGGAAACATGAAGCCGTCTCGCGACGTTCGCCCGCGGGGTTTTTGACCGCCCGCCCGGAACCGACAGGTGATGAACAAACCGGGCATCATCGGTACGCTCCAACTCGCGGCGACGCTCGTCTTCGCGCTTCCGGTCGGTCTGCTCGGCGTCCAGTTCCTCCTTGATGGCGAGACCATCCTCGGCGGCGGATTCCTTGTCGTCGCGGTCATGATGGTCGTGTTAGAGGAGTACCTGACGACGCCGACCGACGTTCCCGGCGCGGTGGCGCGCAAGACGGTCGGGAAAGTGGCGAAGACGCCGGACGACGAGGAGTGAGTCACGCCGTTTCGGCGATTTTGTCGGTGGCTTCGACTGCTTGCGTCGGGATGGCTAGCGTTTCTCGAAGGGAAGCGACGGCAACGACAGAGGCGATTTAAAGAGAGCTAGCTACAGGCTTGAACCAATCAGACCGCACGGCACCGCAACCGCGAACCTCACACCTCCCCAACCGCCTGCGTTGCTCGGCCTACGGCCTGCGCTACTCGTCCCTCGCGCGGATGGGCGCGACCACTCGCGGGTCGCGCTCGCGCGCGCCGGGTGGTCGGTCGAAGTAGTTCGTGCGTCCGGTCGAAATCGAGAGAAAGGGGTCGCAGTGCGCTACGCTACCCGCGTCTCACTGCGGCGTCGCTTCCGAGACTTCCGCCAGCGCGTCTTCGAGGTCCTTCTCGTTTCGCTCGTTGTAGAGCAACACGTCGATTGGCAGGGTCGGCGCGCCGCCGACCAGATTCTCCATGATGACGAGACGTTCGCGCGCGCGAGACATCCCGACGTAGAACACCCGTCGCTCGTTGTCGGTCAGCACCGGCACCGGGTCGGTCGTGGAGGTGAACTCCTCGCCGTCCACTTCGCCGTCCACCGTGGCGGCCATCTGTTCTACCACCTTCTCGGTCAGGTCCGTAGCGACGAACACGTGGTCGGCCTCGCGGCCCTTCGCGGAGTGGATGGTGCCGAGGCGCACCCGGTCGGCGGCCATGCCCTGATAGTCGCTCTGGAAGTAGGCCCGCATCGAGTTCTTCTGGAAACTCGTGACCTTCCGCACCATGTCGGCGGCCGAGGCCGGACCCGGCATGAACGGCGCGAAGTCGGTCACGAAGTCGGGTTCGACCTCGATTTCCGCGAGGTCGTCCGTCTCCGCTTCCTCCTTTCGGTCGTCTATCGCGTCGAACAACTCGTCGCGTTCGTTGGTGCCGAACGCAGAGTCCTGAAGCATGTCGGCGAGGCGTCGGGCCTGAAGCGCCGTGATGGGGTCGTCGTTCTCGACCTTCTCGACGGCGTCCACGTACTGCTGGAGTCGGTCGGTCCACATCCGCTGGTCGGTCAGACACTTGAACGGGATGCCCTCGTCGATGAACTCGTCGATGAACCGGAACATCTGGTAGCGCGCCCGGAACAGAATCATCAGGGTGCCGTCGTGTTCCTCGATGGTGTACCTGACGTTCCGGACGAGCTCGAGCATCGACGGGCTATCGACCTGTTCGACCGTCCCGCCCTCCTTGCGCGGCGAGAGGTTCTTCTCTTGGCGCTCGTCTATGTGACGCACTTCCTGTTGGACGACTTGCAGAATCTCGGAGGGGAGGCGGTGGGACGTGTCGAGAATCACGTCGTTGCCTTCCTCTTCGAGCAGGAGTTTGGGGTCCGCGCCCTGCCACGCGTAGACCACTTGGTCGTCGTCGCCCGCGATGAGGACTTCCTCCATGTGGGGTTTCCACTCCTCGTACACGTCGTACTGGAGGCTGGTGATGTCCTGAAACTCGTCGATGACGAGGTAATCGACGTTCGGGAGGAGCGACCGCTGGCGGACCCGTTCGAGCATGTCTGCGAAGCCAACGAGGTCGTTCTCGCCCTTGTAGTTGCGCCACCCGCGGATGGCCTCGGGCACGTCGAGTCGGTCGTCGTCGCTGGGCCACGTCGGAGTGTACTTGTTGCCCTCTTGAGCGTTGGGGTCGATGTCCGGCGGCAGGCGAACCTCCTCGTCGTTCCACTGGAAGGGCACGTCGTACCAGTCGGACACGTCCCGGCGGGTCCGCTGAAGCCACTGGCTGGTGGCGATTATCTTGTTGCCGAGCGTGGTAGAGCGTGCGGTCCGACGACCTGCGCCACTGTACTCGTCTTCGAACTCGATGCCGAAGTCCTCGCAGAACTCCTTCTTGTCGGACTCGCCCACCACGTCGCTCCGCGAGAGGTCGAGCAGTTCGTAGGCTTTCGCGTGCATCGTGCAGACCGACCCCTGAAGCGAACGCGGGTTGAGGTCCCGGCGTTCGGCGAGACGCTCGCGGACCTCGTTAGCGGCCGCTCGGGTGTACGAGACCAGCAGAATGTCGTTGACGCCGACGCCGTCCTTGTCGAGTAGAGCTTCGACCCGGTCGAGCAGTTCGGTGGTTTTCCCGCTTCCGGGACCACCGAACAGTCGGGTCACACGTTCGTCCGTGTCCTGACTCATTACACCACCCCATGGTCCCCGCACTCATAAAACGATGTGAATCGGAGCGACCGTTCGACGGGAGGGTCGCGGGGCTACGCGGGGACTGCCGTTTCGGAAGGAGAACGGTGTCTACAGGGCGTTACGAAGTGTTTCTGGGCGACCGCGCCTCGCGCACTTCGCTTCCGTCTCGAATCTTGTCTTCGCATTCGGGGCACACTCGCGGGTTGTCTACCTCGCGCGGGGTGAATACTCGCGCGTAGGCGTCCGTCACGAACGACCCACAGTTCTGGCACTCAGGCATTTCTCTTGTGCCACTACGGAAATCTTACACTATATTTCTATCGACACTGACTCGAACGTCTCGAACGGCCGATTCTACCGGATACAACGCCTGAATACGGTTCCTGACTGTAAAAACAAATATTTTATAATTATGTCTTACTGATTACTTCGAGACCTTCCCCGCCGGGTGCATGAAGTCCGGAACCCCCCGATGGGGACGATGGCACCTGCTCTCGACGTGGGCGTTCGCCGAGCGAGCGTCACCCGAGCCATCGCATCAGGACGCCGACCGCAATCGTGACGATTCCGAGGATGGTCGCAATCGGCGGAATCGGCACGAACAACAGGACGACTCCGGCGAGGATGACGAGCGTCGAGAATCGGACCATACGTGCTGTAGGGTCCGTAGTCGGAAACCGATTGTCGCCGCTTGCGCCGCATCGAACGTCGAAAAAACGTGTTGCAGGTCAGATACTCGCGCGCTGTACGACAGCGAGAGTGACGCGACCGAAACTACGGTCGCCAACCGCATACCGAACATTCGCTCGCGGACGTATCGTGGAGTCCGCCGCACTCCGGACACTGTTTCTTGTTGTAGTCCTCCTGCCAGCCGACAGTCTCAGTTTCGTGGCCACGCTCGGACAGGAATTCGTCGAAAACGTCGTCGCCGGTCGGTGCGGTCGCCATACATGGTATGCTAATGCACACCACCCATATAACCGTGTCGGTGTAACAGGGTGCGTATCGAGGCGTCTCAACGCTTGATTTCTCGTGTGCGGGTTCCTATCGACCGGAGTAAGACCGGCTTAACCGCCGGTAGAGGCGGAGTGAGTTCAAAAAAGTCGGCCGCGCCGGTTCCGGCGCGCTACTCGAACGTCACGCCCACGTCGTGCATACCCTCGTTCTCTACCGCGATATTGATGAGAAGAGGAGTCATGCTCTCGACTTCCGCGGCGTTGGCCGTGCTACCCGCCCGAAGCGCCCGGAGGCCGTCGATTTGGTCGGCCAACTGGCGCACGGTCTCCACCGCGTCCTCGTCGTCGCCGACGACCAGCGTGTCGAGGTCGAGTTCCACGTCGAGGTTGGCGAGCCGGTCGGCCGAGAGGTTGTGGAAGGCACCGACGACCGGAACGCCCTCGGGCGCAACGTCGGCGACCAGTTCGGTGACGCTCCCGGCCTTCGGGGGCTTGTAGTGGAAGCCGTCCTCGTCGCGGTTCATCCCGACGGCAGGCGAGACCAGCACGTCGGCGTCCTCGATGCGGTCGGCGACGGCCTCTACGGTGTCTTTGACGTGGAACGCGGGCACCGCCAGCACCACCACGTCCGCCCGGTCGGCCGCCATCTCGTTGGCGAACCCCTTGATTTCGCGCTCGACGCCCAGACTGTCGAGTTCGGTCTCGTACTCGTCGGCCTTCCCGCGGGCCTTCTCGGGGTCTCGGGACCCGACGAGAATCTCGTGGTCGGTGTCTCGCGCCCACCGGAGCGCGAGGGCCTGTCCGATGTCGCCGGTCCCGCCGAGCAGTGCGATTCGCATACCCGCTACTCCGGGCGGACGGAAAGTAAGGTTTCCTGACTCCGGCAACGTGCGAGGTCACGGCGGGAAATTCTATAGAACTTTCTAAGACAACTATTTATTGCTTTTAGCAACGTACAGATATTCCGGCGCGCGTCGGGAACGACCGTCGGGCGCGAGCGGTCGTGGGCCTGCGTCCGCGGCCGTGCGGCCGCGGACGCTACGGGTCTCGACTCGTCAGCGCGGCCCATCCGCCGAAGTACGCCAGCCACGCGCCGAACCCGACCCCGGCCAGCGTGAACGCCGCGCGGACGCCCGAGGCGTCCGCGCGGCCGACCGCGAGCGCTAGCGCGCCCCCGGCGATTGCAACCACGACGGTACCGCCCACGAAGACGAGGTACCGACGCCACCACGGACCGACGGACCGCTGGCCGTACCGGGAGAGAGCCAGCAGTGCGACGACGAACGTCGGGCCGACGTACAGCAACTGGGTGAACGGGTCGGGCGGCGAGAGAATCGCACCGAGGACGAACGAAATCACGAGGGCGTCGGGAACCGCGCCCCCGAGTCGGGACCAATCCATGTCCGAAGTCAGCGTACGGCGGCCGGATAAAACCCTACTCCAGCAGGTCCGGGAGGTCGTTCACCGAGTCGAGTACGGCGTCCGCGCCCGCCTCGTCGTACTTCCGGCGGCCCTCCTCGCCGGTCAGTCCGCCGGTCAGCACCCCGACGCCGACGTACTCGCGGCCGGGGTCCTCGTCGTCGGCGTTTCGGGCGGTCTTCACGTCGTCTAAGGTGTCGCCGACGAAGACCACCGCGTCCGCGTCGAATCGCCCGGCTAGCGTGACCAGCGCGTGGGGATGGGGCTTGCCCTGCTCCCAGTCGTCCATCGTGAACCGCCGGTCGTCGGGCACGTCGAGATTCGCCCGTCGCTGGGCGATGTCGGCCTCGTCCGCGGGCCGTCCGGTGACGATGCCGAGCGGTCGGTCGCCGAGGGCGTCGAGCGTCTCGGATTCGAGCAGGACGGGTTCGTCGTGGATGAATCCCGGTGCGTCGAGTTCCGAGTCCGCGCCGCCGGGGTCGGAGTCCGCGCCCTCGATGTCGGCGTAGAGGTCCGCGCCGAGGTAGAGTCGCTGGAAGACATCGCGGAGTCGCTCGGGGTCCCAGTCGGCCCGTGCGCGCTCGCTTGCCTCCGGCGACAGCGCGTCGTCCACGACCGCTTCGGCGGCGTCGAGTCCGTCAGCGGATTCGGCGTCGTCGCTGGCGGCCCGGCGCGCCGCGATTCGGTCGGTGAACGTTTCGAGGTCCGTCTCCAGTCCCTCGCGGCGCGCGAGGACGAACAGCGCCGCGGCGTAGGTGAGTTCCCAGTCGTTGTTGAACCCGCCAGCGTCTTTGAACGACTGGATGGCCTCCTTCTCGATGGTGTCGCCGTAGACGTGCGCGATGGACTCCACGATTGCCCGCCGGTAGGAGTCGGCCACGTCCACGACTACTCCGTCGATGTCCAGCACGACCGCGTCTGCTTGCATGCGAGGTGGTAGTGAATCGGCGCTCAAGGGTCTTCCGACGGAAACCGCAACACTTCTAGCTCGGTCGGTCGGAGTCGTCGCATGGACCACGACAGACTCGGCGAGTTGTACGGCCGAGACGACTACTACTGGGGGACGGAACCCAACGACCTCGCGGAGACGGCGCTCGGCCACCTCGCCGACCCCGAGGAAGCAGTCGTCGCGGACGTGGGCGCGGGCGAGGGGAGAGACGCGGTGTTCTTCGCCGAGCGAGGCGCGACGGTCTACGCCATCGACCCAATCGCGGAAGGACTGGAGAAGGCCGAGCGACTCGCCGCCGACCGGGATGTCGAGGTCCGGACCCGAGTCGGCGACGTGAACGACCTCGAACTCCCCGAGACGGTGGACCTGTTCTACTCCATCGGGACCGTCCAGTATCTCCAGCCCGAGAACCGCGCCGCGCAGTTCGACCACTTCCACGAGGCGA
It contains:
- a CDS encoding S8 family peptidase, whose translation is MADNRNGVSRRNVLKIAGGSIAAAGLAGLGSASGEVEVNVGFSSERGRQETLDKANETVREFDSIDVVTAKMPAVAAKGLQNNPNVRYVEENGTVEALAQTLPWGIDRVDADVAHSNGNTGSGADIAILDTGIDSDHPDLQANLGTGKDFSGKGTWEDGDGHGTHCAGIANAVNNSEGVVGVSTEATLHAGKVLGDDGSGSFSDVAAGLEWAANQGYDVASLSLGASSGSTTVKDAVDYAYNNGVLVVSSAGNSGPCNECVGYPAAYSNAVAVSSTDSDDTLSSFSSTGSEVELAAPGGSIYSTYAGGGYDTLSGTSMSCPHVSGAGAQLMANGASNTEARSTLQNTAEDLGLSSNEQGYGLLDVEAALNGDSGGGGTGDTAPSVDSLSVNNRSNGGWARFEVSWSVSDADGDLASVDLALTQSTTVDSATTSVSGSSASGSDKLQEKKGSGTYDVTLTVTDSKGNTATQTTTVTA
- a CDS encoding cell division protein SepF, encoding MGFMNKILGDRDAHTAEDYVELNLDDFDTASGDAAMQVHIAEIQGQQDVIAIKDAIYDGDLVVADITRLRTEDTTVERITNELQQVAREVDGDIVQKGDDQILVTPTGVKVSREKLTR
- a CDS encoding DUF402 domain-containing protein gives rise to the protein MTGVRIRGIYTTALTQRLRESFEVVQASPPIRRRFDANFPSKEYDASVGTTDDRQGAGVTGDPEAVEAVAENLAEVGVDAFRWSDPAPRGAVFDAAVSDTLGGGAVVDLGDREGYLSFGRIDRRIHEGDRVRVQVHDAAPPWADHRPDLGTEIQAFGGVASLSKGIDKVVASGDEATRTELARTTQMLPTEVPDDWGVRWEYAAEDAGMDAMDDALGRAVAQAETIDAALADAPDSPEDAEGGDVPRRLAAPETTTWCWFGRESRFGLDEARREVTTTMPGHHRVKAARASASAAVDFVEDLWAETEGPADGDDFPTGAALRQFGPSEGDRLEIRHGKPDGRCFSLGRGEVTQCSPGEGKVTVRRQMSGRGTYDALGTTRESGDVAVTKFREGRWWYPTVYRSEDGAKKGTYVNVCTPVELFPDAARYVDLHVDVVKFPDGEVERVDDDELDEAVEDGYVAPELAEKARSVAGRVERALK
- a CDS encoding DUF7532 family protein — translated: MSFDPRTRRALREAGVSEDALREASDAAASDAERTAGTIESFFEDRDVVYSDMDLTHSTSEYPEHAVEYADLFTHSADVRGWLRFDSWGVYVEGGRVLSDEVVELTLGPTVHERVRFATDREEL
- a CDS encoding PrsW family intramembrane metalloprotease, whose translation is MERDPIEEGATDSADLYDIATWESRSWLDKLSGGVYRSLRRLGHVIVVLLALVILVAQFALTGLAAISDPIIGAFVLMSVVPAFGLAAYIWYADVTTSEPLSLLVATFLLGVLFAGFAAIINTLAGAITLVPVVGMVLFFYLVVAPVEEVVKWLAIRLYAFRSDRFDAVIDGAVYGAMAGLGFATIENAIYITQSIADVGTIGSQQIASAGQTAAVRLLAGPGHVIYSAFAGYYLGLAKFNRENAGPIVVKGLLIAAFIHGTYNSLVTYLNPLLDALGLAVAPGVAFLGFVVVYDGVFGYLLYRKLSHYRNAYRQVDMGTSVSFADESVGRDRADFEESTDGAGDYETSEGYSESRRAADASEGRRTESQYPEGDSE
- a CDS encoding riboflavin synthase — protein: MFTGIVEESGAVRDVTVTDEGRRLRIEGEEVTGDLERGQSISVSGVCLTVEEFGDDWFEVFLASETVAKTYLGEVEAGDPVNLERAMPADGRFDGHVVQGHVDTTAEVVAVREVGEDWEYEFAVPEGFGRYVVDKGSVTVDGISLTVADRGDDAFSVAIIPETRRVTNLSEKEPGDPVHLEVDVIAKYAERLLDDAGFEVGGAEVLGTPER
- a CDS encoding DUF7533 family protein — its product is MNKPGIIGTLQLAATLVFALPVGLLGVQFLLDGETILGGGFLVVAVMMVVLEEYLTTPTDVPGAVARKTVGKVAKTPDDEE
- a CDS encoding UvrD-helicase domain-containing protein, with the translated sequence MSQDTDERVTRLFGGPGSGKTTELLDRVEALLDKDGVGVNDILLVSYTRAAANEVRERLAERRDLNPRSLQGSVCTMHAKAYELLDLSRSDVVGESDKKEFCEDFGIEFEDEYSGAGRRTARSTTLGNKIIATSQWLQRTRRDVSDWYDVPFQWNDEEVRLPPDIDPNAQEGNKYTPTWPSDDDRLDVPEAIRGWRNYKGENDLVGFADMLERVRQRSLLPNVDYLVIDEFQDITSLQYDVYEEWKPHMEEVLIAGDDDQVVYAWQGADPKLLLEEEGNDVILDTSHRLPSEILQVVQQEVRHIDERQEKNLSPRKEGGTVEQVDSPSMLELVRNVRYTIEEHDGTLMILFRARYQMFRFIDEFIDEGIPFKCLTDQRMWTDRLQQYVDAVEKVENDDPITALQARRLADMLQDSAFGTNERDELFDAIDDRKEEAETDDLAEIEVEPDFVTDFAPFMPGPASAADMVRKVTSFQKNSMRAYFQSDYQGMAADRVRLGTIHSAKGREADHVFVATDLTEKVVEQMAATVDGEVDGEEFTSTTDPVPVLTDNERRVFYVGMSRARERLVIMENLVGGAPTLPIDVLLYNERNEKDLEDALAEVSEATPQ
- a CDS encoding DUF7563 family protein, yielding MPECQNCGSFVTDAYARVFTPREVDNPRVCPECEDKIRDGSEVREARSPRNTS
- a CDS encoding transporter, whose translation is MVRFSTLVILAGVVLLFVPIPPIATILGIVTIAVGVLMRWLG
- a CDS encoding HVO_0416 family zinc finger protein, which codes for MATAPTGDDVFDEFLSERGHETETVGWQEDYNKKQCPECGGLHDTSASECSVCGWRP